Proteins co-encoded in one Acidovorax sp. 69 genomic window:
- a CDS encoding enoyl-CoA hydratase/isomerase family protein — MPTPTPLRDYQRYETLRIARRGVDGAVLDIQMRALNGKLPTAGHVGHRELCEIWRDVNADDSVRCAVLSGEGAGFSGGGDLAMVQDMTEDFEVRCRIWKEARDLVYNLVHCDKPIVSAIHGPAVGAGLVAGLLADISIAAKGAKIVDGHTRLGVAAGDHAAIVWPLLCSMAKAKYYLLLCDPVSGEEAERIGLVSLAVDEAELLPRAYEVADRLAAGSQTAIRWTKHALNQWLRQAGPMFETSLALEFMGFGGPDAREGVAALREKRAPRF, encoded by the coding sequence ATGCCCACACCGACGCCTTTGCGCGACTACCAGCGCTACGAAACCCTCCGCATTGCCCGTCGTGGTGTTGACGGCGCCGTGCTTGATATCCAGATGCGCGCCCTGAACGGCAAGCTACCCACCGCAGGCCATGTAGGCCACCGCGAGCTGTGCGAGATCTGGCGGGATGTGAATGCCGACGACAGCGTGCGCTGCGCCGTGCTGAGTGGCGAGGGCGCGGGCTTTTCGGGCGGCGGCGACCTCGCCATGGTGCAGGACATGACTGAGGATTTCGAGGTGCGCTGCCGCATCTGGAAGGAGGCGCGCGATCTGGTCTACAACCTCGTGCACTGCGACAAACCCATTGTCTCGGCCATCCACGGGCCGGCCGTGGGCGCGGGGCTGGTGGCGGGATTGCTGGCCGACATCTCCATTGCGGCCAAGGGGGCGAAGATCGTGGACGGCCACACCCGCCTGGGTGTGGCCGCCGGCGACCACGCGGCCATTGTCTGGCCCCTCTTGTGCAGCATGGCCAAGGCCAAGTATTACCTGCTGCTGTGCGACCCGGTGAGTGGCGAAGAAGCCGAGCGCATCGGCCTGGTATCGCTGGCGGTGGACGAGGCCGAGCTGCTGCCGCGTGCCTACGAGGTGGCCGACCGCCTGGCTGCTGGCTCGCAGACGGCGATCCGCTGGACCAAACACGCACTTAACCAGTGGCTACGCCAGGCGGGGCCGATGTTCGAGACCTCGCTGGCCCTGGAATTCATGGGCTTTGGCGGGCCCGATGCGCGCGAAGGTGTCGCGGCCCTGCGTGAGAAACGCGCACCCCGGTTCTGA
- a CDS encoding VOC family protein codes for MRSLFHLAFHVTDLDAARRFYGDVLGCQEGRSTNTWVDFDFFGHQISLHLGTPFTSARTGHVGDHLVPMPHFGAILELPDWHALAARLKAAGTAFVLEPQVRFEGQPGEQWTMFFHDPSGNPIEIKGFRSLDGVYAT; via the coding sequence ATGCGCAGCCTTTTTCACCTTGCCTTTCACGTCACCGATCTGGATGCTGCGCGTCGCTTTTATGGCGACGTGCTCGGCTGCCAGGAAGGCCGGAGCACCAACACCTGGGTGGACTTTGACTTCTTTGGCCACCAAATCTCGCTGCACCTGGGCACTCCTTTCACCAGCGCGCGCACCGGCCACGTGGGCGACCATCTGGTCCCGATGCCGCACTTCGGCGCGATTCTGGAGCTGCCCGACTGGCATGCACTGGCCGCACGGCTGAAGGCGGCGGGCACGGCTTTTGTGCTGGAGCCTCAAGTGCGTTTTGAAGGCCAACCGGGCGAACAGTGGACGATGTTCTTCCACGACCCCAGTGGCAATCCCATCGAGATCAAGGGCTTCCGTTCGCTGGACGGTGTGTACGCCACGTGA
- the nhaR gene encoding transcriptional activator NhaR, whose product MNFKHLRYFWTVAKAGGVMRAGEQLHTTPQTLSGQIKQLEEWLGHDLFRKRGRGLELTSEGRVALGYAEQIFALGDELEKSIRLSRGQEKPLEFRVGVADSIAKSVAYHLLEPALGMTQRVHMTCHEGKFPELIAQLSLHKLDLVLADEPVSKKIGVKAFNHPLGTSEMSFLCAPALRRQLEGVFPQCLHGAPMLIQGPMSSVRQQLDHWLNKHHLQPRLVGEFDDSALMNAFGREGRGIFTSPTVLDEETTAQFGVEVIGRSSELVEEFFAISIERRITHPCVVAITKAAKADLFAS is encoded by the coding sequence ATGAACTTCAAGCACCTTCGCTATTTCTGGACGGTGGCCAAGGCCGGCGGCGTGATGCGCGCCGGCGAACAACTCCACACCACGCCCCAAACACTCTCCGGGCAAATCAAGCAGCTGGAAGAGTGGCTCGGCCACGATCTGTTCAGGAAACGGGGGCGCGGGCTGGAACTGACCAGCGAAGGCCGTGTCGCCCTGGGATATGCCGAGCAGATTTTTGCGCTCGGCGACGAGCTGGAGAAATCCATCCGTCTGTCACGGGGGCAGGAGAAACCGCTGGAATTCCGCGTGGGAGTAGCCGACTCCATTGCCAAATCGGTCGCTTACCACCTGCTGGAGCCCGCACTGGGCATGACCCAACGCGTGCACATGACTTGCCACGAGGGAAAATTTCCCGAGCTGATTGCGCAGCTGAGTCTGCACAAGCTCGACCTGGTCCTTGCAGACGAGCCCGTCTCCAAGAAGATCGGTGTGAAGGCCTTTAACCACCCCCTGGGGACCAGCGAGATGAGCTTTCTGTGTGCCCCTGCCCTGCGAAGGCAGCTGGAAGGGGTCTTTCCCCAATGCCTGCACGGCGCTCCTATGTTGATTCAGGGGCCCATGTCGTCCGTGCGGCAGCAGTTGGACCACTGGCTCAACAAGCACCACCTCCAGCCCCGCTTGGTCGGCGAGTTCGACGACAGCGCCCTGATGAATGCATTTGGCCGCGAGGGGCGTGGCATTTTTACGTCCCCGACCGTATTGGACGAGGAAACCACCGCCCAATTCGGCGTCGAAGTCATTGGCCGGTCTTCAGAGTTAGTGGAAGAGTTCTTTGCCATCTCTATCGAGAGACGAATCACTCACCCTTGTGTGGTGGCAATCACCAAAGCCGCAAAGGCAGACCTGTTTGCGAGCTGA
- a CDS encoding MarC family protein yields the protein MSYTFASATILLLLITDPLGNIPIFANALRGVAPERRARVILREVLIAFSLLLVFLFFGAEFLRVMNLSDLSLQIAGAVVLFLIALRMIFPTADGPQAELPGEPLIVPLAIPALAGPSALATVMLLVAQAPERRWEWVGALCVTMAVCAVVLLMAERIQRLVGERVVMAFERLMGLILVAISVEMLIRGIKQLAQQL from the coding sequence GTGAGCTATACCTTCGCGTCGGCCACCATCCTGCTTCTGCTGATCACCGATCCGCTGGGCAACATCCCCATCTTTGCCAATGCACTGCGCGGCGTGGCACCGGAGCGCCGTGCACGGGTGATCCTGCGCGAGGTGCTGATCGCGTTTTCGCTGCTGCTGGTGTTCCTGTTCTTCGGGGCGGAATTTCTGCGGGTGATGAACCTGAGCGATTTATCGCTTCAGATAGCGGGGGCCGTGGTGCTGTTTCTGATCGCGCTGCGCATGATTTTCCCCACGGCAGATGGCCCGCAGGCCGAACTGCCCGGCGAGCCCCTGATCGTGCCCCTGGCCATTCCCGCCCTGGCAGGCCCTTCGGCTCTGGCCACGGTCATGCTGCTGGTGGCCCAGGCTCCCGAACGCCGATGGGAATGGGTGGGTGCGCTGTGCGTCACCATGGCCGTGTGTGCCGTGGTGTTGCTGATGGCAGAACGCATTCAGCGCCTGGTGGGCGAGCGCGTGGTGATGGCGTTTGAGCGCCTGATGGGCCTGATCCTGGTCGCCATCTCGGTGGAAATGCTGATCCGGGGGATCAAGCAGCTCGCGCAGCAGCTATAG
- a CDS encoding TraR/DksA family transcriptional regulator — MDTTQAAPFRQPLLAQKTALLAQLAEQRGGVIGRAEAAADHFGQPEDPRAQLAAERELEFALDERETTHLAAVEAALARIDAGTYGECTDCGTDITAARLQATPEAPRCVHCQEKAEQHRRAA; from the coding sequence ATGGATACCACCCAAGCCGCCCCCTTCCGCCAGCCATTGCTGGCACAAAAGACTGCGCTTCTGGCGCAATTGGCCGAGCAACGCGGCGGAGTCATCGGCCGGGCCGAGGCCGCTGCGGATCACTTTGGCCAGCCCGAAGACCCGCGCGCCCAACTGGCCGCCGAGCGCGAACTGGAGTTCGCGCTGGACGAGCGCGAAACCACCCATCTGGCCGCTGTCGAAGCCGCACTGGCCCGTATTGATGCAGGCACCTACGGCGAATGCACGGACTGCGGCACCGACATCACGGCGGCCCGCCTGCAAGCGACCCCCGAGGCACCCCGCTGCGTGCACTGCCAGGAGAAGGCCGAGCAACATCGCCGGGCGGCGTGA
- a CDS encoding Rrf2 family transcriptional regulator, giving the protein MRITTRGQLAVSAMTDLALRQKMRPVALSTISARQGTSLSYLEQLFSALRRAGLVDSTRGPGGGYTLARRTDQVSVAEIILAVENLKADDLQNLGTGQAAQVKTMTGELWTTFNSRVMEYLQSVTLQDLVAQQLEKGGVPDEAALPAAAAKPKLAPKPRPLMARVGVPNSVFALGSMPLLQRR; this is encoded by the coding sequence ATGCGGATCACCACCAGAGGACAACTTGCAGTATCGGCAATGACCGATCTCGCACTGCGCCAGAAGATGCGGCCGGTGGCGCTGTCCACCATCAGTGCGCGCCAGGGCACTTCACTTTCGTACCTGGAGCAGCTGTTCAGCGCCTTGCGCCGTGCCGGGCTGGTGGACAGCACGCGGGGCCCTGGCGGAGGCTACACGCTGGCCCGCAGGACGGACCAGGTGTCTGTAGCGGAGATCATTCTTGCGGTCGAGAACCTCAAGGCCGATGATCTGCAAAATTTGGGGACGGGCCAGGCCGCACAGGTGAAGACCATGACCGGCGAGTTGTGGACTACCTTCAACTCGCGTGTGATGGAGTACCTGCAGTCGGTAACGCTGCAGGACCTCGTGGCCCAGCAACTCGAAAAGGGCGGGGTGCCGGATGAGGCCGCGCTCCCGGCCGCAGCGGCGAAGCCGAAGCTCGCGCCGAAGCCGCGACCCTTGATGGCGCGGGTGGGCGTGCCCAACTCGGTGTTTGCGCTGGGCTCGATGCCGCTGCTGCAGCGGCGTTAG
- a CDS encoding DUF2946 family protein, which yields MPCLQTIRSLRWLARLVLAWFVLSIGVAVASPLVNPQAMELICSGSGAIKVLIKTDDGAQEMSSHTLDCPLCAHVGAPPPVSQAQLPVVHPLAHALRPIPAAHIAARIAAPLPPRGPPFFS from the coding sequence ATGCCATGCCTTCAAACCATCCGCAGCCTTCGTTGGCTCGCCCGCCTTGTGCTGGCATGGTTTGTGTTGTCCATCGGTGTGGCCGTGGCGTCGCCTCTGGTCAACCCGCAGGCCATGGAGCTGATCTGTTCGGGCTCGGGCGCCATCAAGGTGCTGATCAAGACCGATGACGGTGCCCAGGAAATGTCCAGCCACACGCTGGATTGCCCGCTGTGCGCGCATGTGGGTGCACCACCTCCCGTGTCTCAGGCCCAGCTGCCCGTGGTTCACCCCCTGGCGCATGCCCTGCGCCCCATTCCTGCCGCGCACATTGCTGCGCGCATCGCCGCGCCGCTGCCGCCACGCGGCCCCCCGTTTTTCTCCTGA